A window of Chitinophagales bacterium contains these coding sequences:
- the galK gene encoding galactokinase, whose protein sequence is MKLAPLFRELFEAEPLVVRSPGRVNIIGEHTDYNEGFVLPAAIDKAAWVAVSARQDEEIRLFARDLDQHFSMKLKDLKPLATLSWPNYILGVVAQFKQAGIPVRGFNLILSSDVPIGAGLSSSAAVECATAFALNELWQTGFDRMQLVKMAQKAEHEYAGVKCGIMDQFASMFGKKDHCLRLDCRSLEYTTIPLQLPGYKILLLDTHVKHSLAGSEYNDRRLECERGVERVRKNYPQVHSLRDISLSMLEECLDTSSLTFRRCRYVVEENERLLGVCASLSKGDLAAAGQLMFRTHEGLSKDYGVSCPELDFLVDQVRTDPQVAGARMMGGGFGGCTINLVKEEHIPILIGRLKPAYERATGRELGHYIASIEEGTSIITA, encoded by the coding sequence ATGAAACTGGCCCCCTTATTCCGGGAACTTTTTGAAGCGGAACCGCTCGTGGTCCGTTCACCCGGTCGCGTGAATATCATTGGCGAACACACCGATTACAATGAAGGGTTTGTGCTCCCTGCGGCGATTGACAAGGCCGCCTGGGTAGCTGTGTCTGCCCGACAGGACGAGGAGATCCGGCTTTTTGCCCGGGACCTGGATCAGCATTTTTCCATGAAGCTGAAAGACCTGAAACCATTGGCCACCCTTTCCTGGCCCAATTATATCCTCGGGGTTGTCGCCCAATTCAAACAGGCGGGCATTCCTGTCCGTGGGTTCAACCTGATACTGAGCAGTGATGTCCCCATTGGTGCCGGGTTGTCTTCTTCCGCCGCGGTGGAATGTGCCACGGCTTTTGCCCTGAATGAGCTCTGGCAAACCGGGTTTGACCGCATGCAGTTGGTCAAAATGGCCCAGAAAGCGGAACACGAATATGCAGGCGTGAAATGCGGGATCATGGATCAGTTTGCAAGCATGTTTGGGAAAAAAGACCATTGCCTCCGGCTCGATTGCCGAAGTCTGGAATATACGACCATACCTCTTCAATTGCCCGGGTACAAAATATTGTTGCTGGATACCCATGTCAAACATTCTCTGGCGGGGAGCGAATACAACGACCGTCGCCTGGAGTGTGAAAGAGGCGTGGAAAGGGTGAGGAAAAATTATCCGCAAGTCCATAGTCTCCGGGATATCAGCCTGTCTATGCTGGAAGAATGTTTGGATACCAGTTCTCTCACTTTTCGCCGTTGCCGGTATGTGGTCGAAGAAAATGAACGGTTGCTTGGGGTATGTGCTTCCTTATCGAAGGGCGACCTGGCGGCAGCAGGACAATTGATGTTTCGAACCCATGAAGGCTTGAGTAAAGATTATGGGGTCAGTTGCCCCGAACTTGATTTTTTGGTTGACCAGGTCAGGACCGACCCGCAGGTAGCAGGTGCCCGGATGATGGGCGGAGGGTTTGGAGGGTGTACCATCAACCTGGTGAAGGAAGAACATATACCCATATTGATCGGGCGGTTGAAGCCAGCTTATGAAAGAGCTACCGGTAGGGAATTGGGTCATTATATCGCCTCTATTGAGGAGGGGACTTCGATCATCACTGCTTAA